One window from the genome of Streptomyces sp. NBC_01476 encodes:
- a CDS encoding SCO6880 family protein, with translation MTTQPFTQPRRTYLIGKARPNAIVGKNRETGEIALIIVGAGLGMMFGLLVPVLLLRIVGLVGFPTLALAAVYMPYRRRTFYRWFEINRTFRRTLRTTPTYRSAVQEAGVGLDGREVEIGPPPGIGRITWLAAPFGPDEIAVLLHVDRRTVTAAIEIEGPGVGLRDSEDQEALVERFGTLLKHVANGDGFVTRLQMLARTLPADPDAHAKDVAQRGDPEADRWLKDSYEQLQSMVSTSSEQHRAYLVACMHFTRELAAEGNAMARATSVRGHKVDKDAGLAAVMARELNDICARLAEADIRVRQPLGQARLASLVHSMYDPDHPIDHIQAMTRRNAWPAELDATDPTFLQAKTRESSTRAPWHHATAWVKEWPMTPVGVNFLAPLLVHTPDVIRTVAVTMDLEPTDVAIERMLTEKTNDDAEASRAAKMNRVVDPRDVAHHGRIDQRGEDLASGAAGVNLVGYITVSSRSPEALARDKRTIRASAGKSYLKLEWCDREHHRAFVNTLPFATGIRR, from the coding sequence GTGACGACCCAGCCCTTCACCCAGCCACGACGCACGTATCTGATCGGCAAAGCCCGGCCGAACGCGATCGTGGGCAAGAACCGGGAAACCGGTGAGATCGCGCTGATCATCGTGGGCGCCGGCCTCGGCATGATGTTCGGCCTGCTCGTGCCGGTACTCCTGCTGCGCATCGTCGGCCTGGTCGGCTTCCCCACGCTGGCCCTGGCCGCGGTGTACATGCCGTATCGGCGGCGTACCTTCTACCGCTGGTTCGAGATCAACCGCACCTTCCGCCGTACGCTGCGCACCACCCCCACCTACCGGTCCGCGGTCCAGGAGGCCGGGGTCGGACTCGACGGACGCGAGGTGGAGATCGGGCCGCCGCCGGGGATCGGGCGGATCACCTGGCTCGCCGCGCCGTTCGGGCCGGACGAGATCGCGGTGCTGCTGCACGTGGACCGGCGCACGGTCACCGCGGCCATCGAGATCGAGGGGCCCGGCGTCGGGCTGCGGGACAGCGAGGACCAGGAGGCGCTGGTCGAGCGGTTCGGCACCCTGCTCAAGCACGTGGCCAACGGCGACGGCTTCGTGACCCGGCTCCAGATGCTGGCCCGTACGCTGCCCGCCGACCCGGACGCGCACGCCAAGGACGTCGCCCAGCGCGGCGACCCGGAAGCGGACCGCTGGCTCAAGGACTCCTACGAGCAGCTGCAGTCGATGGTCTCGACCTCCTCCGAGCAGCACCGCGCGTATCTCGTGGCCTGCATGCACTTCACCCGCGAACTGGCCGCCGAGGGCAACGCGATGGCCCGCGCCACCTCGGTGCGCGGCCACAAGGTGGACAAGGACGCCGGGCTCGCCGCGGTGATGGCCCGTGAGCTCAACGACATCTGCGCCCGGCTCGCCGAGGCCGACATCCGGGTGCGGCAGCCGCTGGGCCAGGCCCGGCTGGCGTCGCTGGTGCACTCGATGTACGACCCGGATCACCCCATAGACCACATCCAGGCGATGACCCGGCGCAATGCCTGGCCGGCCGAGCTGGACGCCACCGACCCGACGTTCCTGCAGGCCAAGACGCGCGAGTCGTCGACCCGGGCGCCCTGGCACCACGCCACCGCATGGGTCAAGGAGTGGCCGATGACACCGGTCGGTGTGAACTTCCTGGCCCCGCTGCTGGTGCACACCCCCGATGTGATCCGTACGGTCGCGGTGACCATGGACCTCGAACCCACCGACGTGGCGATCGAACGGATGCTGACCGAGAAGACCAACGACGACGCCGAGGCCAGCCGGGCCGCGAAGATGAACCGGGTGGTCGACCCGCGGGACGTCGCCCACCACGGCCGGATCGACCAGCGCGGTGAGGACCTCGCCAGTGGCGCCGCCGGCGTCAACCTGGTCGGCTACATCACGGTCTCCTCGCGCTCCCCGGAAGCGCTGGCGCGCGACAAGCGCACCATTCGTGCTTCCGCCGGTAAGTCGTATCTGAAGCTTGAATGGTGCGATCGTGAGCACCACCGGGCATTCGTTAATACGTTGCCGTTCGCGACCGGCATCCGCCGCTAG
- a CDS encoding metal-sensitive transcriptional regulator — MTSESVAGESVEPHGPHGYSHDKESHLKRLRRIEGQIRGLQRMVEEDVYCIDILTQVSASTKGLQSFALQLLEEHLRHCVAAAAVGGGPEIDEKVAEATAAIARLLRT, encoded by the coding sequence ATGACCTCGGAAAGCGTCGCGGGGGAGAGTGTGGAGCCGCACGGGCCGCATGGCTACAGCCATGACAAGGAGTCCCACCTCAAGAGGCTGCGCAGGATCGAGGGCCAGATCCGGGGCCTGCAGCGGATGGTCGAGGAGGACGTCTACTGCATCGACATCCTCACCCAGGTCTCGGCGAGCACCAAGGGGCTGCAGTCGTTCGCCCTGCAGCTGCTGGAGGAGCACCTGCGGCACTGCGTGGCCGCGGCGGCGGTCGGCGGCGGCCCGGAGATCGACGAGAAGGTGGCGGAGGCGACAGCGGCGATAGCGCGGCTGCTGCGGACCTGA
- a CDS encoding phosphatase PAP2 family protein — MAKVANDSVNPDISLLRDINDFAKQAPHGVDRAVQFLSDYGLIAVAAVLAGWCWWRVARRSADAPAAVAGVLWAVLAGGLALLLNIPVRAFVHRPRPYTEHDGLDVLVHGGHHYSFVSDHAALTGAVAVGLFMVSRRLGAAALLVALAEGISRIYLGAHYPTDVVGGFALGAATCLLLAPLALALLTALTTSLTTTRLAFLIRRPGGPAIPSPAPQQRADDKGLAA; from the coding sequence ATGGCCAAGGTCGCTAACGACAGCGTGAACCCTGACATCAGCCTGCTCCGTGACATCAACGACTTCGCCAAGCAGGCGCCGCACGGCGTCGACAGGGCGGTCCAATTCCTCAGCGACTACGGGCTGATCGCCGTTGCCGCCGTCCTCGCCGGCTGGTGCTGGTGGCGGGTGGCCCGGCGCTCGGCGGACGCGCCCGCCGCGGTGGCCGGCGTGCTGTGGGCGGTCCTGGCCGGCGGCCTCGCCCTCCTGCTCAACATCCCGGTCCGCGCCTTCGTCCACCGGCCCCGCCCGTACACCGAGCACGACGGCCTCGACGTCCTGGTGCACGGCGGCCACCACTACTCCTTCGTCAGCGACCACGCGGCCCTCACCGGTGCGGTCGCCGTCGGCCTGTTCATGGTCAGCCGCCGCCTCGGCGCCGCGGCACTGCTGGTCGCCCTCGCCGAAGGGATCAGCCGGATCTACCTCGGCGCCCACTACCCCACCGACGTCGTCGGCGGCTTCGCCCTCGGCGCCGCGACGTGCCTCCTCCTGGCCCCCCTCGCCCTGGCCCTCCTCACCGCCCTCACCACGTCCCTGACCACCACCCGCCTGGCCTTCCTCATCCGCCGCCCCGGCGGCCCGGCGATCCCGTCCCCCGCCCCTCAACAGCGCGCGGACGACAAGGGCTTGGCGGCGTAG
- a CDS encoding ATP-binding protein, translating to MPTLDPLAAITDAFTGFLFGRVETTRLPVRTSTGQAQAVYLPTAAPGLGDSGVIIGREVYSGKGYIYDPFQLYGQQLPAPHWLVLGESGNGKSALEKTYVLRQLRFRDRQVVVLDAQGEDGVGEWNLIAKALGLTPIRLDPTAALNGGIKLNPLDPAITVTGQLALLRTIIEVAMGRGLDERSGFALKVAHAFVVETVTDRQPILTDIVERLRHPQPESAEAMNVDLDDVRAWGLDVALVLDRLVDGDLRGMFDGPTSVDIDLDSPLIVFDLSHIDRNSIAMPILMAIVGVWLEHTWIRPDRKKRIFLVEEAWHIINSPFVAQLFQRLLKFGRRLGLSFVAVVHHLSDVVDGAAAKEAAAILKMASTRTIYAQKADEARATGKVLGLPRWAVEIIPTLTPGIAVWDVNGNVQVVKHLITETERPLVFTDRAMTETSLEHAADLEAEAEAEAEARAEAHAAAQVALAKQMADDAVA from the coding sequence ATGCCAACGCTGGACCCTCTGGCGGCCATCACCGATGCGTTCACCGGCTTCCTCTTCGGCCGGGTGGAGACGACCCGGCTGCCCGTCCGCACCTCGACCGGCCAGGCGCAGGCGGTCTACCTGCCGACCGCCGCGCCGGGCCTGGGTGACTCCGGTGTGATCATCGGCCGCGAGGTGTACTCCGGCAAGGGCTACATCTACGACCCCTTCCAGCTCTACGGCCAGCAGCTGCCCGCCCCGCACTGGCTGGTGCTCGGCGAGTCCGGCAACGGCAAGTCGGCGCTGGAGAAGACGTACGTCCTGCGGCAGCTGCGGTTCCGCGACCGGCAGGTGGTGGTCCTGGACGCGCAGGGCGAGGACGGCGTCGGCGAGTGGAACCTGATCGCCAAGGCGCTCGGCCTGACCCCGATCCGGCTCGACCCGACGGCCGCGCTCAACGGCGGCATCAAGCTCAACCCGCTGGACCCGGCGATCACCGTCACCGGCCAGCTGGCGCTGCTGCGCACCATCATCGAGGTCGCGATGGGCCGCGGCCTGGACGAGCGGTCCGGTTTCGCGCTGAAGGTCGCGCACGCCTTCGTGGTCGAGACGGTGACGGACCGCCAGCCGATCCTCACCGACATCGTGGAGCGGCTGCGGCACCCGCAGCCGGAGTCCGCCGAGGCGATGAACGTCGACCTGGACGACGTCCGGGCCTGGGGCCTGGATGTGGCGCTGGTGCTGGACCGGCTGGTCGACGGCGACCTGCGCGGCATGTTCGACGGGCCCACGAGCGTCGACATCGACCTGGACTCGCCGCTGATCGTCTTCGACCTCTCGCACATCGACCGCAACTCGATCGCGATGCCGATCCTGATGGCGATCGTCGGCGTGTGGCTGGAACACACCTGGATCCGCCCGGACCGGAAGAAACGCATCTTCCTGGTCGAGGAGGCCTGGCACATCATCAACTCGCCGTTCGTGGCGCAGCTCTTCCAGCGGCTGCTGAAGTTCGGCCGCCGGCTCGGCCTGTCGTTCGTCGCCGTCGTCCACCACCTGTCCGACGTGGTCGACGGAGCCGCCGCCAAGGAGGCCGCGGCGATCCTCAAGATGGCCTCCACCCGGACCATCTACGCGCAGAAAGCCGACGAGGCCCGCGCCACCGGAAAAGTGCTGGGCCTGCCACGGTGGGCGGTGGAGATCATCCCGACGCTCACCCCGGGTATCGCGGTGTGGGACGTCAACGGCAACGTCCAGGTGGTCAAGCACCTGATCACCGAGACCGAACGGCCGCTGGTGTTCACCGACCGCGCGATGACCGAGACCTCACTGGAGCACGCGGCGGACCTGGAGGCCGAGGCGGAAGCGGAGGCCGAGGCCCGCGCCGAGGCGCACGCGGCGGCCCAGGTCGCGCTCGCCAAACAAATGGCAGACGACGCGGTGGCGTGA
- a CDS encoding C40 family peptidase, translated as MARKVWLTVIVGAGLCCSFLALLVVGTFSAAAGLARNGGGAVTLAKGTVPAIYQPIVLKWGNLCPAINPALLAAQLYQESGWNARAQSPAQAQGIAQFIPGTWATHGVDGNGDGRTDVWDPQDAIPSAASYDCELASYVKNVPGDVTDNMLASYNAGAYAVIQAGGVPAFAETQNYVKTIRTLEKSFAAPVGRLAPSQQAAAAIYYAQQQLGKPYLWGGEGTAAQGGRFDCSGLTQASYESVGISLPRVANDQWNAGSHPARSELLPGDLVFFATDLNDPRTIHHVGIYVGGGYMIDAPHTGAVIRFDPIDSADYIGATRVTQAGAQALPTKAAA; from the coding sequence GTGGCGCGCAAGGTCTGGCTCACCGTCATCGTCGGTGCGGGCCTGTGCTGTTCGTTCCTGGCGTTGCTGGTGGTGGGTACGTTTTCGGCCGCGGCCGGCCTTGCCAGGAACGGCGGCGGGGCGGTCACTCTGGCCAAGGGTACGGTACCGGCCATATATCAGCCGATCGTCCTGAAGTGGGGCAATCTCTGCCCGGCGATCAACCCGGCGCTGCTGGCCGCCCAGCTCTACCAGGAGAGCGGCTGGAACGCGCGGGCGCAGAGTCCGGCGCAGGCGCAGGGGATAGCGCAGTTCATCCCGGGCACCTGGGCGACGCACGGCGTGGACGGCAACGGCGACGGCAGGACGGACGTCTGGGACCCGCAGGACGCGATCCCGTCGGCGGCCTCGTACGACTGCGAGCTCGCCTCCTATGTGAAGAACGTGCCGGGTGACGTCACGGACAACATGCTCGCCTCCTACAACGCGGGGGCGTACGCGGTGATACAGGCCGGCGGGGTCCCGGCGTTCGCCGAGACCCAGAACTACGTGAAGACCATCCGCACGCTGGAGAAGAGCTTCGCCGCCCCGGTCGGCCGGCTGGCGCCCTCCCAGCAGGCGGCCGCGGCGATCTACTACGCCCAGCAGCAGCTCGGCAAGCCGTACCTGTGGGGCGGCGAGGGCACCGCGGCGCAGGGCGGGCGGTTCGACTGCTCGGGGCTGACGCAGGCGTCGTACGAGTCGGTCGGCATCAGCCTGCCGCGGGTCGCCAACGACCAGTGGAACGCGGGTTCGCACCCGGCCCGGTCCGAACTCCTCCCCGGGGACCTGGTGTTCTTCGCCACCGACCTCAACGACCCGCGGACGATCCATCACGTCGGGATCTACGTCGGCGGCGGGTACATGATCGACGCGCCGCACACGGGTGCGGTGATCCGCTTCGACCCGATCGACTCGGCGGACTACATCGGGGCGACCCGGGTGACCCAGGCGGGGGCGCAGGCGCTGCCGACGAAGGCCGCGGCCTGA
- a CDS encoding FAD-binding oxidoreductase has product MAGGAVLAAAWLSGCTGDGTGDDAKAGAASSTAAATSTPPHSPSPRPTHVKADWKALGSSLDGDLVLPQDSGYATGRRLYNTRYDNLRPAGIAYVTGAEDIRACLDFATRTGTVPVVRSGGHSYAGWSSGDGRLIIDVSRLNSIRLDGTNATIGAGAKLIDVYSTLGDQGRCVPGGSCPSVGISGLTLGGGHGVLSRSMGLTCDNLIGATLITPDGRTHEVSADAEPDIFWALRGAGNGQFGVVTSLRFSTHATPDVVTGYLTWPWSRAAAVIRSWQSWGPDQPDPIWSALHLDCAPGGSPTVSVALMSTGSRDELAAAADRLADAPGGPGPASSVSLRPHAFLDAMFSYAGCSGLSAAQCHLAPAGHLGRETYTARSDFYDSRLSAAGIDTLLAQTQRLANQSGGGAGSIALTALGGAVNRPSPTATAFSHRRSRVLVQYLASDHLADTSWLDTTHAAMRRYASGAAYQNYTDPTLKNWRTAYYGPNASRLATLKSHLDPNHLFTFPQSL; this is encoded by the coding sequence ATGGCCGGCGGCGCCGTACTCGCCGCCGCCTGGCTCTCCGGCTGCACCGGTGACGGCACCGGCGACGACGCGAAGGCCGGCGCGGCGTCCAGCACCGCCGCCGCCACCAGCACGCCGCCGCACTCCCCCTCCCCCAGGCCCACCCATGTGAAGGCGGACTGGAAGGCACTCGGCTCCTCCCTCGACGGCGACCTCGTCCTCCCCCAGGACAGCGGCTACGCGACCGGCCGCCGCCTCTACAACACCCGCTACGACAACCTGCGCCCGGCCGGCATCGCCTACGTCACCGGCGCCGAGGACATCCGCGCCTGCCTGGACTTCGCCACGCGCACCGGCACCGTGCCGGTGGTCCGCAGCGGCGGCCATTCATACGCGGGCTGGTCGAGCGGCGACGGACGCCTGATCATCGACGTCTCCCGGCTCAACTCCATCCGGCTGGACGGCACCAACGCCACCATCGGCGCCGGCGCCAAACTGATCGACGTCTACAGCACCCTGGGCGACCAGGGCCGCTGCGTCCCCGGCGGCTCCTGCCCCTCGGTCGGCATCTCCGGCCTCACGCTCGGCGGCGGCCATGGCGTACTGAGCCGTTCCATGGGCCTGACATGCGACAACCTCATAGGCGCCACGCTCATCACACCCGACGGCCGCACCCACGAGGTCTCCGCCGACGCCGAACCCGACATCTTCTGGGCGCTGCGCGGCGCGGGCAACGGCCAGTTCGGCGTCGTCACCTCGCTCCGCTTCAGCACGCACGCGACGCCCGACGTCGTCACCGGCTACCTCACCTGGCCGTGGAGCCGGGCCGCCGCGGTGATCCGCTCCTGGCAGTCCTGGGGCCCCGACCAGCCGGACCCCATCTGGTCCGCGCTCCACCTCGACTGCGCGCCCGGCGGCTCACCGACCGTCTCGGTCGCCCTGATGTCCACCGGCTCCCGCGACGAACTCGCCGCCGCCGCGGACCGGCTGGCCGACGCCCCGGGCGGGCCCGGGCCCGCCTCCTCGGTCTCCCTGCGGCCGCACGCCTTCCTCGACGCGATGTTCTCCTACGCCGGCTGCTCGGGCCTCTCCGCCGCCCAGTGCCACCTGGCGCCGGCCGGGCACCTGGGGCGCGAGACCTACACCGCCCGCTCGGACTTCTACGACAGCCGGCTCTCGGCCGCCGGCATCGACACGCTCCTCGCCCAGACCCAGCGCCTGGCCAACCAGTCCGGCGGCGGCGCGGGCAGCATCGCCCTCACGGCGCTCGGCGGCGCGGTCAACCGCCCCTCCCCCACGGCCACCGCCTTCTCCCACCGCAGGTCCCGCGTCCTGGTCCAGTACCTCGCCTCGGACCACCTCGCGGACACGTCCTGGCTCGACACGACCCACGCGGCCATGCGCCGTTACGCCTCCGGCGCGGCCTATCAGAACTACACCGACCCCACCCTCAAGAACTGGCGCACCGCCTACTACGGCCCCAACGCGTCCCGCCTCGCCACCCTCAAGTCCCACCTCGACCCCAACCACCTCTTCACCTTCCCCCAGTCCCTCTGA